Proteins encoded in a region of the Corynebacterium breve genome:
- a CDS encoding CPBP family intramembrane glutamic endopeptidase, protein MATTIVVFGSALVWLLLVSEPRDWFVPVIVAAICLHALIIFTLIAVVLRREGLGLSDIGFHRPTLRLLHLTWQIPVILILLISVQGIMFVLTGIDPASYTDSPAGTSSTSPVTDMTPLTIAAAVVTVGVLVPLWEEMLFRGVIFGFLLGRGGVFTAVVASALIFALTHVAPMLFAYLFTLGIALGLLRVFHRNLWGPLLLHAGINTLVTAVSAAALA, encoded by the coding sequence GTGGCAACCACGATTGTGGTTTTCGGCTCAGCGCTCGTCTGGCTCCTGCTCGTTTCCGAGCCTCGAGATTGGTTTGTCCCCGTCATCGTTGCCGCGATATGTCTGCATGCGCTAATCATCTTCACGCTCATCGCCGTAGTGCTACGCCGAGAAGGTCTGGGGTTGTCCGATATCGGATTTCATCGGCCAACTCTCCGGCTTCTACATCTGACCTGGCAGATCCCGGTCATTCTGATCCTCTTGATTTCAGTCCAGGGAATCATGTTCGTGCTGACCGGAATCGACCCGGCAAGCTATACAGACTCTCCTGCAGGCACCTCGTCTACGTCCCCGGTGACAGATATGACACCACTAACCATCGCTGCTGCTGTGGTCACTGTCGGGGTGCTGGTGCCTCTATGGGAGGAGATGCTTTTTCGCGGCGTGATCTTCGGATTCCTCCTGGGCCGGGGCGGGGTATTCACTGCGGTCGTGGCGAGCGCATTAATCTTCGCCCTCACCCACGTTGCTCCCATGCTGTTTGCTTACCTGTTCACCCTGGGTATTGCTCTCGGACTTCTCCGGGTCTTCCACCGAAATCTCTGGGGCCCACTGTTGCTGCACGCGGGAATCAACACTCTTGTTACGGCGGTATCCGCAGCAGCACTGGCGTAA
- a CDS encoding TniQ family protein has protein sequence MTRWPIHPPPLAGEALTSWLGRIAAEYHLSVDDLVFDLGYVLDPDADLDLDAPEGLIEQLSLRSGVSGERIQMMSIRGYVPWLVDDLSPAPETFATYARQFSVLLAPRRRQKRAVGPWTAWRAQQRYHRFCPVCLAQSAPAYPYQLFWSWPVMLSCPFHYCRLEEFTGVHGHYDFLEPLAPPSTVYPPGHPVAVMDARTWQGLTCGYVDLPRRRVHAGVWFRLLRTIIDELCATISECGTAAQVIRAVWEKTGYEYRAGIWTWRPYERLPWFQQSRVLEAAATAMRLLESSDLIGRGQQAALFLPEPDEEVHPGRPRSMRPSPVSAWVELWPALTDAIEEAQRDPEMARRLFNFIVALRRKAEKYVQSVRDNFEDLGIPTKF, from the coding sequence ATGACGCGCTGGCCGATCCATCCGCCACCGCTCGCAGGAGAGGCCCTAACCTCATGGCTGGGTCGAATCGCGGCCGAGTACCACCTCAGCGTCGACGATCTCGTCTTTGACCTGGGCTATGTCCTTGATCCCGATGCCGATCTCGACCTTGATGCCCCGGAAGGGCTGATCGAGCAGCTTTCCCTGCGCAGCGGTGTCAGCGGCGAGCGCATCCAGATGATGAGTATCCGCGGTTACGTCCCCTGGCTCGTCGACGATCTTTCCCCTGCTCCGGAGACGTTTGCCACCTACGCCCGGCAGTTTTCCGTCCTGTTGGCCCCGCGTCGGCGCCAGAAACGCGCGGTGGGCCCCTGGACGGCGTGGCGAGCGCAACAACGCTACCACCGTTTCTGCCCGGTCTGCCTCGCCCAGTCGGCGCCAGCGTATCCCTACCAGCTCTTTTGGTCGTGGCCGGTGATGTTGAGCTGCCCTTTCCATTACTGCCGGTTGGAGGAGTTTACCGGGGTACACGGCCATTACGATTTTCTCGAGCCCCTGGCCCCGCCCTCCACGGTCTATCCACCAGGTCATCCGGTGGCCGTCATGGATGCCCGGACCTGGCAGGGGCTGACCTGCGGCTACGTGGACCTGCCGCGACGACGAGTCCATGCCGGCGTCTGGTTCCGACTGCTACGCACCATCATCGACGAACTGTGCGCCACCATCTCTGAGTGTGGCACCGCCGCCCAAGTGATACGTGCTGTCTGGGAGAAGACAGGGTATGAGTATCGAGCTGGGATATGGACGTGGCGACCTTATGAACGTCTGCCGTGGTTCCAGCAAAGCAGGGTTCTTGAGGCGGCCGCAACCGCGATGCGTCTTCTCGAGTCGTCCGACCTTATCGGACGGGGCCAGCAGGCCGCCTTGTTTCTTCCCGAACCCGATGAGGAGGTTCATCCCGGGCGCCCGCGATCAATGAGACCTTCCCCGGTAAGTGCGTGGGTGGAATTGTGGCCGGCCCTTACCGACGCGATCGAGGAAGCCCAACGTGATCCGGAGATGGCCCGCCGTCTATTTAACTTCATCGTCGCTCTTCGCCGAAAAGCTGAGAAGTATGTGCAAAGTGTCCGAGACAATTTTGAGGACCTAGGTATCCCAACCAAATTTTAG
- a CDS encoding recombinase family protein: MTLIGYMRVSKADGSQSTDLQRDALLVAGVDPDHLYKDKASGKKEDRPELASCLKALRPGDTLLVWKLDRLGRNLRHLVNIVHDLTARGVGLKVLTGQGAAIDTTSAQGKLVFGIFAAMAEFERELISERTKAGLESARSRGRKGGRPFKMTPAKVRLAMASMGHPDTSVAALCKELGITRQTLYRHVSPTGELCEDGRKLLTGGKKTDSGVV; the protein is encoded by the coding sequence ATGACTCTGATTGGTTACATGAGGGTTTCAAAAGCGGATGGGTCACAATCCACTGACTTACAGCGTGACGCCCTACTTGTTGCTGGAGTGGATCCAGATCACCTATATAAGGACAAGGCGTCGGGCAAAAAAGAAGATCGACCAGAATTAGCTTCGTGCCTGAAAGCACTTCGCCCCGGGGACACCTTGTTGGTGTGGAAGCTTGATCGGTTAGGTCGTAATTTGCGGCATCTGGTCAATATCGTTCACGATCTCACCGCCCGCGGCGTCGGACTCAAAGTACTCACCGGCCAGGGCGCGGCGATCGACACGACCTCGGCACAGGGCAAGCTGGTCTTCGGGATCTTCGCCGCCATGGCCGAGTTCGAACGTGAGCTGATCTCTGAGCGGACGAAGGCCGGTCTCGAGTCGGCCCGGTCCCGGGGACGCAAGGGTGGACGGCCATTCAAGATGACCCCCGCCAAGGTGCGGCTGGCGATGGCGTCAATGGGACATCCGGACACCAGCGTCGCGGCACTCTGCAAAGAACTCGGGATTACCCGTCAGACTCTCTACCGCCATGTCTCACCGACGGGGGAACTGTGCGAGGACGGGCGAAAGCTGTTGACCGGCGGGAAAAAGACGGATTCTGGCGTCGTCTAG
- a CDS encoding DUF2089 family protein has translation MMTDNNWIDALSDADLKFVRSFILSSGSLKELARVYDVSYPTIRQRLNRIIDKVTLAGTEQDPFIRNLRSFAVDSRLPGETTDSIIELYRTSMKEKKTDE, from the coding sequence ATGATGACCGACAACAATTGGATTGACGCACTATCGGATGCGGATCTTAAATTCGTGCGTTCTTTCATCCTCTCCTCCGGGAGTTTGAAGGAGCTGGCACGAGTCTATGACGTGTCCTACCCGACTATTCGACAACGCTTGAATCGCATCATCGACAAAGTCACGCTTGCCGGCACCGAGCAGGACCCGTTCATCCGTAACCTGCGCTCGTTCGCAGTCGACAGCAGGCTACCTGGAGAAACGACGGACTCAATCATCGAGCTCTACCGGACGTCAATGAAGGAGAAGAAAACTGATGAATGA
- a CDS encoding TniB family NTP-binding protein, producing MVNSQDYPPCDLSHLYPSMHMVAMLPAAERIEQIRADRWIGYPKAVEAVARLESLLGWPRKQRMPNLLVMGPTNNGKSMIIERFRRHHPPQSLPEREHIPVVCVQMPSDPSPLRFYTALLAALGAPVRPRMRLPDLEQLALRLLREVEAKILVIDELHNMLAGQGGVRREFLNLLRFLGNELRIPIVGVGTREAYLAVRSDDQLENRFEPFILPVWEAGDDTRSLLASFAASFPLRRPSTIDTDDMMTYLLARSEGTIGELAHLLTTAAVVAVDSGIESINQKSLAMADYAGPSERRRLFERELR from the coding sequence ATGGTAAACAGCCAGGACTATCCACCTTGTGACCTGTCGCACCTGTACCCGAGCATGCACATGGTGGCCATGCTTCCCGCAGCGGAGCGTATCGAACAGATCCGGGCGGACAGGTGGATCGGGTACCCGAAGGCCGTGGAGGCCGTGGCCCGGTTGGAGTCGTTGCTGGGATGGCCACGCAAGCAGCGGATGCCGAATCTGCTGGTGATGGGCCCGACGAACAACGGAAAGTCCATGATCATCGAACGATTTCGTCGTCACCACCCACCACAGTCCTTACCGGAGCGGGAACACATTCCGGTGGTGTGCGTGCAGATGCCCTCGGACCCGTCGCCACTGCGGTTTTATACCGCCCTGCTTGCTGCCCTGGGCGCACCGGTACGCCCGCGCATGCGGCTTCCGGATCTGGAACAGCTGGCGCTACGACTCCTGCGGGAGGTAGAGGCGAAGATCCTGGTCATTGACGAGCTGCACAATATGCTCGCCGGCCAAGGCGGCGTGCGTCGGGAGTTCCTCAATCTCCTGCGGTTTTTAGGCAATGAGCTGCGCATCCCCATAGTCGGGGTGGGTACCCGGGAGGCGTATCTGGCGGTGCGCTCGGATGATCAGCTGGAAAACCGCTTCGAACCGTTCATCCTTCCCGTCTGGGAGGCCGGGGACGACACCCGCTCGTTGCTGGCCAGTTTCGCGGCGTCCTTCCCACTGCGCCGGCCCTCGACCATCGATACCGACGACATGATGACCTATCTACTGGCTCGTAGTGAGGGCACGATCGGGGAGCTGGCACATCTGTTGACCACGGCGGCGGTCGTGGCAGTCGACAGTGGGATCGAGTCGATCAACCAGAAGAGCCTGGCCATGGCCGATTATGCCGGGCCGAGCGAACGGCGCCGGCTATTTGAACGGGAGCTACGGTAA